A stretch of the Archangium violaceum genome encodes the following:
- the tadA gene encoding tRNA adenosine(34) deaminase TadA, translating into MQQALALAREAAGLGEVPVGAVAVHDGKVIGVGFNRREIDRNPLAHAEIFALDAASKALGAWRLTGVTLYVTLEPCAMCAGALVQSRVTRLVFGTKDPKAGAVGSLYNLAEEPRHNHRLQVMSGVLADESRQMLKDFFERLREKKRDK; encoded by the coding sequence ATGCAGCAGGCGCTCGCGCTCGCGCGGGAAGCCGCTGGGCTCGGGGAAGTTCCTGTCGGAGCGGTCGCCGTACACGATGGCAAGGTCATCGGGGTCGGCTTCAACCGGCGGGAAATAGACCGGAACCCTCTGGCCCACGCGGAGATCTTCGCGCTGGACGCGGCCTCCAAGGCGCTGGGAGCGTGGCGGCTCACGGGTGTCACCCTGTATGTGACGCTGGAGCCGTGCGCGATGTGCGCTGGAGCGTTGGTCCAGTCGAGGGTCACCCGTCTGGTCTTCGGAACGAAGGATCCGAAAGCCGGAGCCGTTGGCTCGCTCTACAACCTGGCCGAGGAGCCCCGGCACAATCACCGGCTCCAAGTGATGAGTGGAGTGTTGGCGGACGAGAGCCGCCAGATGCTGAAGGATTTCTTCGAGCGACTGCGCGAGAAGAAACGCGACAAGTGA
- a CDS encoding tetratricopeptide repeat protein — protein sequence MKVSCPSCQTNYNIDDKRIPPGGAKLKCARCQNTFPIRPAETVSTPAAVPLPGTAAPQSAAIPLPGTAVPRADPYAAYDDFQRPPEAETTRVVSMPLPTAAYRDNVAPPAPAAIPLPGAAAPSADLGEAIPLPGASDPYAGSAYPQSGGTSDGYMGTAGDFDYGGGDPYAATQPPPAGNPYAEDPYAAESQAGAIALPPPPPGAEEPYPYAAEPQAGAIALPPPPAGNPYASASDFGGDAAFGSYQPNTSEVDPFGLPPAPAEDPYAAAPGADDPFGLPPAPAEDPYAAAPGAEDPFALPPAPAEDPFGLPPAPAEDPFAAAPEADDPFALPPVAAAPATVDVGIDFSEPPPAAPMAPASIGGFDDVDFGTPAPSIPDALEFDPSAPAQPGGDDLEADLSAPLPPPPAAGTADGLEMLSFIDDAAKDNGGNKPKANVRRFHVRRRSGKVFGPFEEGVVVKMLEDGQLLGNEDVSTDGDSWAPIGTVSIFASAIQKLMEGPGTPAVPAAAPPIPAESGSKAGQPAATAANMERLNQLYGGRMAQVSVVDSTSRMEIFLGHVKKRLPVVIAAASALAVLGVGFSFSATRYGAFGMKKFFPAQVKPGSQAYADVEAARKALLQDSFQGYKQAHTLTSKVLAGNEYPEVRAIWCQAVFYLQRRYSAANGADLGRCRSEAEMASLELLGEKNVEYTKYLAGNALASRDAGKALQLLQDAWSRESNKGDIELALLLAEAQAAKKDSAKAIDTLNRVLQKKSDLAKAHHALGDLYQAGGKADEAAKAYEAALKADATHIVSAVELASVELMLRKDAQKGLEAAERALDEKQQSQLGPAELSRARTLKGVALFQLARLPEAEQELRAAMDKDSSLLVKSYLARVLYAQRQFKDALPLYEAVAKAEPKNGEATEGYITSLMTLGKLDDAQRVVQEAVKAFPNNARIEYLHGRVDELRDSNISAEEHYTRALKADAEFTEARVALGRFHLRLRRTDQAREQLEAVAVKAPDNALVHVGLGELALAENDDARAREAFERAVALDANLAAAHFGLSQLALRAGDLETAQKQADTALELDPYTLKGARLHRGIVLWRQGKLDEAITELQQAKQEEPRSAGISIALGAVFFDKANAATEDKNPARAINSLKEAEVNLMLALKSEPSNAEANFYMAQVKAAQQKVNPGKTPPGKGGDDAYAEAIDNMKTAVERAPTNAGYHYAFGVIYRDARQLPEAIEQWKEAVKLEPKMADAHEALGRAYLERNEFDQAIAAFQATLKADPKRSHASALIGDAHFSATRWREAARAYEQALKANPSLTAVYYKLGRAWSEQNQYTKAIEWFVKATTATPDNADTWHDLGYAYKEKGKKKDALKAFQEYLTRKPEAENRKEIEDEISFLE from the coding sequence ATGAAAGTCTCCTGCCCGTCTTGCCAGACGAACTACAACATCGATGACAAGCGGATCCCCCCGGGCGGCGCGAAGCTCAAGTGCGCCCGGTGCCAGAACACCTTCCCCATCCGGCCCGCCGAGACGGTGAGCACCCCCGCCGCCGTGCCCCTGCCGGGCACCGCCGCGCCCCAGTCCGCCGCCATCCCGCTGCCCGGAACCGCCGTGCCCAGGGCGGACCCCTACGCGGCCTACGATGATTTCCAGCGGCCCCCGGAGGCGGAGACCACGCGCGTCGTCTCCATGCCCCTGCCGACGGCGGCCTACCGCGACAACGTGGCCCCTCCCGCCCCTGCGGCCATCCCGCTGCCCGGCGCCGCCGCGCCCTCGGCGGATCTCGGCGAGGCCATTCCACTGCCCGGCGCCAGCGACCCGTACGCGGGCAGCGCGTACCCACAGAGTGGCGGGACCTCCGATGGCTACATGGGCACCGCGGGTGACTTCGACTACGGCGGTGGGGACCCGTACGCCGCCACGCAACCTCCGCCCGCTGGCAACCCGTACGCGGAGGACCCGTACGCCGCCGAGTCCCAGGCGGGCGCCATCGCCCTGCCGCCGCCTCCTCCTGGCGCCGAGGAGCCGTACCCGTACGCCGCCGAGCCCCAGGCGGGCGCCATCGCCCTGCCACCTCCGCCCGCCGGCAACCCGTACGCCTCCGCCTCCGACTTCGGGGGAGATGCCGCGTTCGGCTCGTATCAGCCGAACACGTCCGAGGTGGATCCGTTCGGACTGCCTCCCGCGCCGGCCGAGGATCCGTACGCCGCCGCTCCTGGGGCCGATGATCCGTTCGGACTGCCTCCCGCGCCGGCCGAGGATCCGTACGCCGCCGCTCCTGGGGCCGAGGATCCGTTCGCCCTGCCTCCCGCGCCGGCCGAGGATCCGTTCGGACTGCCTCCCGCGCCGGCCGAGGATCCGTTCGCCGCCGCTCCCGAGGCGGATGATCCGTTCGCCCTGCCTCCCGTGGCGGCCGCGCCTGCCACGGTGGACGTTGGCATCGACTTCTCGGAGCCTCCACCGGCCGCGCCCATGGCGCCTGCCTCCATCGGGGGCTTCGACGACGTGGACTTCGGGACCCCCGCGCCCTCCATCCCCGACGCACTCGAGTTCGATCCCTCCGCGCCCGCGCAGCCTGGGGGCGATGACCTCGAGGCGGACCTCTCCGCGCCGCTGCCGCCCCCGCCCGCCGCGGGCACGGCCGACGGCCTGGAGATGTTGAGCTTCATCGACGACGCGGCCAAGGACAACGGAGGCAACAAGCCCAAGGCCAACGTGCGCCGCTTCCACGTGCGTCGCCGCTCGGGCAAGGTCTTCGGCCCGTTCGAGGAGGGTGTCGTCGTCAAGATGCTCGAGGACGGCCAGCTCCTGGGCAACGAGGACGTCTCCACCGATGGTGACTCGTGGGCGCCCATCGGAACGGTGTCCATCTTCGCCTCGGCCATCCAGAAGCTGATGGAGGGGCCGGGCACGCCCGCGGTCCCCGCCGCGGCGCCCCCGATTCCCGCCGAGTCCGGCTCCAAGGCCGGCCAGCCCGCCGCCACCGCCGCCAACATGGAGCGGTTGAACCAGCTCTATGGCGGCCGCATGGCCCAGGTCTCCGTGGTGGACAGCACCTCGCGCATGGAGATCTTCCTCGGCCACGTCAAGAAGCGCCTGCCGGTGGTCATCGCCGCCGCGTCGGCGTTGGCGGTGCTCGGCGTGGGCTTCAGCTTCAGCGCCACGCGCTATGGCGCCTTCGGGATGAAGAAGTTCTTCCCCGCCCAGGTCAAGCCCGGCTCCCAGGCCTACGCGGACGTGGAGGCCGCGCGCAAGGCGCTGCTCCAGGACTCCTTCCAGGGCTACAAGCAGGCCCACACGCTGACCAGCAAGGTGCTGGCCGGCAACGAGTACCCCGAGGTACGGGCCATCTGGTGCCAGGCCGTCTTCTACCTCCAGCGCCGCTACTCGGCCGCCAACGGCGCCGACCTGGGCCGCTGCCGCTCCGAGGCGGAGATGGCGAGCCTGGAGCTGCTGGGTGAGAAGAACGTCGAGTACACCAAGTACCTCGCCGGCAACGCCCTCGCCTCGCGCGATGCGGGCAAGGCCCTCCAACTGCTGCAGGACGCCTGGAGCCGCGAGTCCAACAAGGGGGACATCGAGCTGGCCCTCCTGCTCGCCGAGGCCCAGGCCGCCAAGAAGGACAGCGCGAAGGCCATCGACACGCTCAACCGGGTGCTGCAGAAGAAATCCGATCTGGCCAAGGCGCACCATGCCCTGGGCGACCTCTACCAGGCCGGCGGCAAGGCGGACGAGGCCGCCAAGGCCTACGAGGCCGCGCTCAAGGCGGACGCCACCCACATCGTCTCCGCCGTGGAGCTGGCCTCCGTGGAGCTGATGCTGCGCAAGGACGCGCAGAAGGGCCTCGAGGCCGCCGAGCGCGCGCTCGACGAGAAGCAGCAGTCGCAGCTGGGGCCGGCGGAGCTCTCCCGCGCTCGCACCCTCAAGGGCGTTGCCCTCTTCCAGCTCGCCAGGCTCCCGGAGGCCGAGCAGGAGCTCCGGGCCGCGATGGACAAGGACAGCTCCCTGCTCGTCAAGAGCTACCTGGCGCGTGTGCTGTACGCCCAGCGCCAGTTCAAGGACGCCCTGCCCCTCTACGAGGCGGTGGCCAAGGCCGAGCCGAAGAACGGAGAGGCCACGGAGGGCTACATCACCTCCCTGATGACGCTCGGCAAGCTGGATGACGCGCAGCGGGTCGTTCAGGAGGCCGTCAAGGCCTTCCCCAACAACGCCCGCATCGAGTATCTCCACGGCCGCGTCGACGAGTTGCGCGACAGCAACATCTCCGCCGAGGAGCACTACACCCGCGCCCTCAAGGCCGACGCCGAGTTCACCGAGGCCCGCGTCGCCCTCGGCCGCTTCCACCTGCGCCTGCGCCGTACGGATCAGGCCCGGGAGCAGCTCGAGGCGGTCGCCGTCAAGGCGCCCGACAACGCCCTGGTCCACGTGGGGCTGGGTGAGCTGGCGCTCGCCGAGAACGACGATGCCCGGGCCCGCGAGGCGTTCGAGCGCGCCGTCGCGTTGGATGCCAACCTCGCCGCCGCCCACTTCGGGTTGTCCCAGCTGGCGCTGCGCGCCGGAGATCTGGAGACCGCGCAGAAGCAGGCCGACACCGCGCTGGAGCTGGATCCCTACACGCTCAAGGGCGCTCGCCTGCACCGGGGCATCGTGCTGTGGCGTCAGGGCAAGCTGGACGAGGCCATCACCGAGCTGCAGCAGGCCAAGCAGGAGGAGCCACGCTCGGCGGGCATCTCCATCGCCCTGGGCGCCGTCTTCTTCGACAAGGCCAATGCCGCCACGGAGGACAAGAACCCGGCCCGGGCCATCAACAGCCTCAAGGAGGCCGAGGTCAACCTGATGCTGGCGCTCAAGAGCGAGCCCTCCAACGCCGAGGCCAACTTCTACATGGCCCAGGTGAAGGCGGCCCAGCAGAAGGTGAATCCGGGCAAGACGCCCCCTGGCAAGGGCGGGGACGACGCCTACGCCGAGGCCATCGACAACATGAAGACGGCCGTGGAGCGAGCCCCCACCAACGCCGGCTATCACTACGCCTTCGGTGTCATCTACCGGGACGCCAGGCAGCTGCCGGAGGCCATCGAGCAGTGGAAGGAGGCCGTGAAGCTCGAGCCGAAGATGGCCGACGCCCACGAAGCCCTGGGCAGGGCCTACCTGGAGCGCAACGAGTTCGATCAGGCCATCGCCGCCTTCCAGGCGACGCTCAAGGCGGATCCCAAGCGCAGCCATGCCTCCGCCCTCATCGGTGACGCGCACTTCAGCGCCACGCGCTGGCGGGAGGCCGCCCGCGCCTACGAGCAGGCCCTCAAGGCGAACCCGAGCCTCACCGCCGTCTACTACAAGCTGGGCCGCGCCTGGAGCGAGCAGAACCAGTACACCAAGGCCATCGAGTGGTTCGTGAAGGCCACCACCGCCACGCCGGACAACGCCGACACCTGGCATGACCTCGGCTACGCCTACAAGGAGAAGGGCAAGAAGAAGGATGCCCTCAAGGCCTTCCAGGAGTACCTGACGCGCAAGCCCGAGGCCGAGAACCGCAAGGAAATCGAGGACGAGATCAGCTTCCTCGAGTAG
- the serS gene encoding serine--tRNA ligase: MLDIKYVAQNFDAVVARLQSRGGSLDLGPFKSLVSERRDLYVAMESLSARRNTANEEMKRKAKEDPAALEALRGEMRTVSQTIKEKEARLKEVEEELSRILLLIPNIPHESVPVGASADENVQVRSWGEKPNLPFTPKQHFELGEKLGMLDFERAAKVSGSRFTFYKGALARLERALVTFMIDVHTQKGYVELLPPYLVLREAMMGTGQLPKFEEDAFKTAGEFERFLIPTAEVPVTNYHSDEILEGETLPRRYCAFSPCFRAEAGSAGRDTRGLIRQHQFHKVELVKFATPESSLDELEKMTDDACDILRRLGLHHRVMLLCTGDMGFGSRKTYDIEVWLPGQGAYREISSCSDCGDFQARRAKIRYRAQKGDKPQLVHTLNGSGLAVGRTSIAILENYQREDGSVVIPEALVPYMGGLKELRPM, translated from the coding sequence ATGTTGGATATCAAGTACGTCGCGCAGAACTTCGATGCGGTGGTCGCCCGGCTTCAGTCCCGGGGCGGCAGCCTGGATCTCGGCCCCTTCAAGAGCCTCGTGTCGGAACGGCGCGATCTCTACGTGGCCATGGAGTCACTCTCCGCGCGCCGCAACACGGCCAACGAGGAGATGAAGCGCAAGGCCAAGGAGGACCCGGCCGCGCTCGAGGCGTTGCGCGGGGAGATGCGCACCGTCTCCCAGACCATCAAGGAGAAGGAGGCGCGCCTCAAGGAAGTGGAGGAGGAGCTCAGCCGCATCCTGCTCCTCATCCCCAACATCCCCCACGAGTCCGTGCCCGTGGGCGCCAGCGCCGACGAGAACGTCCAGGTGCGCAGCTGGGGCGAGAAGCCCAACCTGCCCTTCACCCCCAAGCAGCACTTCGAGCTGGGCGAGAAGCTGGGGATGCTGGACTTCGAGCGCGCCGCCAAGGTGTCCGGCTCGCGCTTCACCTTCTACAAGGGAGCGCTCGCCCGGCTGGAGCGCGCCCTGGTGACCTTCATGATCGACGTGCACACCCAGAAGGGGTACGTCGAGCTGCTGCCTCCCTACCTGGTGCTCCGCGAGGCGATGATGGGCACCGGCCAGCTGCCCAAGTTCGAGGAGGACGCCTTCAAGACGGCGGGTGAGTTCGAGCGCTTCCTCATCCCCACCGCCGAGGTGCCCGTCACCAACTACCACTCGGACGAGATTCTCGAGGGAGAGACGCTGCCGCGGCGCTACTGCGCCTTCAGCCCATGCTTCCGGGCCGAGGCCGGCTCGGCGGGCCGTGACACCCGCGGCCTCATCCGCCAGCACCAGTTCCACAAGGTGGAGCTGGTGAAGTTCGCCACTCCGGAGTCCAGCCTGGACGAGCTGGAGAAGATGACGGACGACGCCTGCGACATCCTCCGGCGCCTGGGGCTGCACCACCGGGTGATGCTGCTGTGCACCGGAGACATGGGCTTCGGCTCCCGGAAGACCTACGACATCGAGGTCTGGCTGCCCGGCCAGGGAGCGTACCGGGAGATCTCCTCCTGCTCGGACTGCGGCGACTTCCAGGCGCGCCGCGCGAAGATCCGCTACCGCGCCCAGAAGGGGGACAAGCCCCAGCTCGTCCACACGCTCAACGGAAGCGGCCTGGCCGTGGGGCGGACGAGCATCGCCATCCTCGAGAACTACCAGCGCGAGGACGGAAGCGTCGTCATCCCCGAGGCGTTGGTGCCCTACATGGGAGGCCTCAAGGAACTCCGGCCGATGTAG